One Stigmatopora argus isolate UIUO_Sarg chromosome 12, RoL_Sarg_1.0, whole genome shotgun sequence genomic window carries:
- the LOC144085426 gene encoding myomegalin: MLDNKMKETCRICGRDLYGNQRRWIFHPTAKLNLQVLLSHALGQELARDGRGEFACSKCTFMLDRMYRFDTVIARVEALSIERLQKLLQEKHRLRQCIGGLYRRTNLPEPAGSSGEDADRLGDGIVDISGLTHAKYCALLQEDLVYSLYESWADDSVDCHHHHTQSSAEPGSEIAGSHRCVPATPRRCRGCSHWRVADSDYEAVCKVPRKLARSTSCGPSTRYSASIIGGSGGGAEIEEGKGNVEEQDEPPSSLTLVPGSQEVSRTSDSDRTVAGRASSSPSLASLETTEDYIQPGGSTDELLTSPKEPSDDRISDTPLSRASPGSNLSLALCLLQNYAVHRPVQSIKGSRLPVLLKRSSDHGRLDFPDPILELNFGTADGERNQHMATPELEAPLIQVHVGSYPILNAVDIEDNLEDDYIAFPLLTPHQNLVEEQQSQLNQYECAAGQCVSELQKAQLQVQSLQAKIHETDSKNMKLEEKLSEMECELRSLRQAAQSQERTIQDLTDSISTKDTETQELYQLIEGQNVTLYKLREMAHHNQFTQSKAPDGMSESAALAQLQGELVGVQSSLFSLGLELEASQRSLRQTQRLGEDLARFKDRVNADLLEALQHREETEKHNQDLRCALVKIRTELQTREDALKDAVADSLTAAYEKDRSIAQLNHSLKEKERQLQEYSEMSETPGSSKPRDAVLEKLRERIKDRDKALERSIDEKFRCLDERDNQVMVLQVALREKDRDLDRLRCILSNNEETVTSLDALVRGKELELEQAAEAYRNLQWLKQQSEEKERNTTRENQTIVGQLQAALQARSKETQDLTAALVARVQAGPTDVVEELKARLQLKEKLFQELLSDRSRQSNEHQTRVSDLLNTLSSKDQYLQDNSYRLSLVISERAGQLREVRKQLSQREQDLRELRRDKERETGGEVHHLQGRLLREREAFIQEMMQSQEEVMMQSSSEGEEDVKALQEELQLMLKKQREAQEELSALRSSLAAQQAKGAATESSEHVLEQLVLEYRQLNAALRAEKRLYQSLIHSNGDSSEKTLTLHTQLDSVQALRGQLEEVLARIQNMALELERAARRQSDLGDVSSEDEEGDDEDGSSDDFTDSIEEDEKVTSATVPPHQPCGHEGESGFLRSSTQTVELELKEVQSQLAREGFNSVTEMRNTLQRLQKENQFLKEHQGVGINQRSLDQGDDDNNDDDDDTEEEEEDYMEDEEEPGNPTRGVSEAEHSARLCSENRELQERLMVSEATVHAQAEQIKDYRDLLTETSVQRANKQVQVDLQDLGYETCGRSENEAEREDASSPEFDDLEMCTALSHHHEDSVGGDWYRASRSKHKQSASHEMANESPLQHLVQDLRSQLTRCHKVIRGLQMRVRSLSATSDYASSLERTPRKVNWAFEMSPAQEGVEEDEGWVSDTQATSPGSKSNSELQELVARVATLEAQLKGSKLEGKNQTEEGKCATWPGKYNSLIQAQARELSHLRQKMREGEGVSHILTQHLGDTTKAFEELLRANDVDYYMGQSFREQLSQSTALAQRLLAKISGRAESPDHKTGHELLALELSKELQQKDKIIESLHNKLQQRSETPSSCQALSETTDPSDRTSLVSEECHTNEDLDLCSDLDAREYQDEEQRLPSEPDAHPSILPSRGPLQPSFSCPGMLSSTSVGLNMPYAKASLSIPLSSSFPSSRDPGVRGMEVARDLHPRALSAMAVRPELDTLYKQMNERIRGFPDAHANPLFNLSSDPPGYNQLPHHAFQQYPLGSVPDGQSLKSESGLLTGGGTFWDRLTQPMGNYSAVPGYLQGNSQPGAHLIEEHLREVRCLRQRLEESIRTNERLRQQLEGKLANPGRDGGAPTNIYIQGLDTVTHLSNEIRVLTDENLNLQARLQASADSRDELMAVRARLKQAELEAEKREEELRRLQMRSEEQGEQIRALRQERQANQDKNNRAQHEASLLQQQLCESRELIHSLQTELHVYDRVCSGFKSTKGFLHESSGSPLELGELLGELRSLRTHLQTSVQENSALKQLGLHKQLEQKLGVGSPRTPSLLTFGASPQRENSYRRQLLHDPAPSPPVRDIGLFNCGSPCPPYSDLDDSHNTANDTLDPHAELEGDAPDGSFANRYGRHAVGHVDDFNALQQQVLEGHGIVQQMEATLLAGTQKHNNELFLDYDGAKSLLTHTKTLRQILEESSSLLKMFWRAALPNTDASVPNLKKEQSLQEEILSLKLRISEQEEVLKGTIQRLRSTSRTKESMEHFIFNQLSRTRDVLKKARTNLEKNERRLSSLSSSSSSPRAAEKSGGGARKQPANVAGLRTYNADTPAARKCISHCLP, translated from the exons ATGCTGGACAACAAAATGAAAGAGACATGTCGCATCTGCGGGAGGGATCTCTATGGCAACCAGCGGCGGTGGATCTTCCACCCGACGGCCAAGCTCAACCTGCAGGTGTTGCTGTCTCACGCTTTAGGCCAGGAGCTGGCGCGGGATGGCCGCGGGGAGTTCGCCTGCTCCAAGTGCACCTTCATGCTGGACCGCATGTACCGCTTTGACACCGTCATCGCCCGCGTGGAGGCCCTCTCCATCGAGAGGCTTCAGAAGCTCCTGCAAGAAAAACATCGGCTCAGGCAGTGCATTGGCGGGTTGTACAGGAGAACAAACTTGCCGGAACCCGCCGGGTCTTCTGGAGAAGACGCTGACAGACTAGGAGATGGGATAGTGGATATCTCCGGCCTCACCCATGCTAAATACTGTGCTCTCCTTCAGGAGGACCTCGTTTACTCTCTGTATGAATCCTGGGCTGACGACAGTGTGGATTGCCACCACCATCACACTCAATCTTCAGCCGAACCCGGCTCAGAGATTGCGGGTTCTCACCGCTGTGTGCCCGCAACTCCTAGGAGATGTCGGGGTTGTTCCCATTGGCGGGTGGCGGACTCTGATTACGAAGCTGTTTGTAAGGTGCCCAGGAAACTCGCACGTAGCACTTCCTGTGGGCCCTCCACTAGATATTCGGCTAGCATTATCGGAGGCAGCGGCGGCGGTGCGGAAATAGAAGAAGGGAAGGGAAATGTGGAAGAACAAGATGAACCGCCATCCTCCCTGACACTAGTTCCTGGTTCTCAGGAAGTGTCAAGGACTTCAGATAGTGACCGCACTGTAGCAGGAAGAGCCAGTTCCAGCCCCTCTCTGGCTTCCCTGGAGACAACCGAAGACTACATTCAGCCTGGAGGCTCAACAGATGAACTTCTGACCTCTCCCAAAGAGCCTTCAGATGACCGGATATCTGACACCCCACTTAGCCGAGCCTCCCCGGGATCAAACCTCTCTCTGGCTCTCTGTCTGCTCCAAAATTATGCTGTCCACCGACCAGTCCAAAGCATCAAGGGTAGTAGACTTCCGGTGCTTCTTAAACGGAGCTCCGATCATGGAAGGTTAGACTTCCCTGATCCAATTCTGGAACTTAATTTTGGGACTGCGGATGGTGAAAGAAACCAGCACATGGCAACACCTGAGCTGGAGGCCCCCCTGATCCAAGTACATGTTGGGTCATACCCTATTCTTAATGCAGTGGATATAGAAGATAATTTGGAAGATGATTACATTGCGTTTCCCCTACTAACGCCACACCAG AATCTCGTTGAGGAACAGCAGAGCCAACTGAATCAATATGAGTGTGCGGCTGGTCAATGTGTCAGCGAGCTACAAAAGGCCCAGTTGCAGGTCCAGTCCCTTCAGGCCAAAATCCACGAGAccgattccaaaaacatg AAGCTGGAGGAGAAGCTAAGTGAGATGGAGTGCGAGCTTCGTTCCCTTCGCCAGGCCGCCCAAAGTCAGGagagaaccatccaggacctcACAGACTCCATCAGCACCAAAGACACCGAG ACCCAGGAGTTGTATCAGCTGATCGAGGGGCAGAACGTCACATTGTACAAGCTGCGAGAGATGGCCCATCACAATCAGTTCACGCAAAGCAAG GCTCCAGACGGGATGAGCGAGTCCGCGGCCCTCGCCCAACTGCAGGGAGAGCTTGTCGGGGTGCAAAGCTCTCTGTTTTCCTTGGGTCTAGAACTGGAGGCGAGTCAGAGGAGTCTCAGACAGACCCAGAGACTAGGGGAAGATCTGGCTCGCTTCAAAGACAGAGTCAACGCTGACCTCCTGGAGGCGCTGCAACACAGAGAAGAAACTGAAAAGCACAATCAG GACCTGCGCTGTGCACTGGTGAAAATCCGCACCGAGCTGCAGACAAGAGAAGATGCTCTAAAGGACGCCGTGGCAGACAGCCTCACTGCGGCGTACGAAAAAGACCGAAGCATCGCTCAGCTCAATCACTCTCTGAAAGAAAAGGAGCGACAGTTACAG GAGTACTCTGAGATGTCGGAGACACCTGGAAGCTCCAAACCAAGGGACGCTGTTCTTGAGAAACTAAGAGAGCGCATTAAAGATAGAGACAAGGCATTAGAG CGGTCTATTGACGAAAAGTTCCGTTGTCTTGACGAACGTGATAATCAAGTGATGGTGCTCCAAGTGGCGCTCAGGGAGAAGGACCGAGACCTGGACAGGCTTCGCTGCATCCTGTCCAACAACGAGGAGACCGTCACG AGTCTGGATGCTTTGGTGCGAGGGAAAGAACTGGAGCTGGAGCAGGCGGCCGAGGCCTACCGGAACCTCCAGTGGCTGAAGCAGCAGAGTGAGGAGAAGGAACGCAACACGACCAGAGAGAATCAAACAATCGTGGGACAGCTACAGGCAGCACTGCAGGCTCGCAGCAAGGAGACACAG gaTCTGACAGCTGCTTTGGTTGCCAGAGTTCAGGCAGGCCCCACAGACGTGGTGGAAGAGCTGAAAGCTCGGCTCCAGTTAAAGGAGAAGCTCTTCCAAGAGCTGCTTTCGGACCGCAGCCGCCAGTCAAACGAACACCAAACCCGAGTGTCAGACTTACTCAACACGCTCAGTTCCAAAGATCAGTACTTGCAG GACAACTCGTACAGGCTGTCCTTGGTGATAAGCGAGCGCGCCGGTCAGCTTCGGGAGGTACGCAAGCAATTGTCGCAGAGAGAACAGGACTTGCGCGAGTTGAGGCGGGACAAAGAGAGGGAGACGGGCGGAGAGGTCCACCATTTGCAAGGTCGTCTTCTTCGAGAGAGAGAGGCCTTTATTCAG GAGATGATGCAGAGCCAGGAGGAGGTCATGATGCAGTCGTCCTCCGAGGGTGAGGAGGATGTGAAGGCCCTGCAGGAAGAGCTCCAATTAATGCTCAAAAAACAGAGGGAAGCCCAG GAAGAACTCTCGGCCCTGCGGTCATCTTTGGCAGCCCAGCAGGCGAAAGGAGCCGCGACCGAAAGTTCGGAG CATGTGTTGGAGCAACTAGTATTGGAATACCGTCAGCTAAATGCTGCCCTGAGGGCCGAAAAGAGATTATACCAGAGTCTCATTCACAGCAATGGGGACAG CTCAGAGAAAACACTGACACTCCACACCCAACTCGACTCGGTTCAGGCACTCCGCGGACAGCTAGAGGAGGTCCTGGCCCGGATTCAGAACATGGCCCTGGAGCTGGAAAGGGCTGCCAGAAGGCAGTCGGATTTAGGAG ATGTCAGCAGTGAAGACGAGGAGGGGGACGATGAAGACGGCAGCAGCGATGACTTCACAGACAGCATAGAGGAAGACGAAAAAGTCACATCTGCAACTGTTCCTCCTCATCAG CCCTGCGGACATGAAGGGGAGTCTGGATTCCTGAGGTCCAGCACACAAACCGTTGAACTGGAGCTAAAGGAAGTACAATCACAACTGGCAAGGGAGGGATTCAACTCAGTGACCGAGATGAG GAACACACTGCAAAGACTTCAGAAGGAGAACCAGTTCCTGAAAGAACATCAAGGAGTTGGAATAAACCAGAGAAGTCTTGACCAGGgagatgatgataataatgatgatgatgatgatactgaggaggaggaagaggactaCATGGAGGATGAAGAAGAGCCTGGCAAc cccACACGAGGCGTTAGCGAAGCAGAGCATTCGGCCCGTCTTTGCTCAGAGAACCGAGAGCTGCAGGAGAGGCTGATGGTCTCCGAGGCCACCGTTCACGCTCAGGCCGAGCAAATCAAGGACTACAGGGACCTGCTGA CCGAGACATCTGTGCAACGGGCCAATAAGCAGGTGCAAGTGGATCTGCAGGATTTAGGCTATGAGACTTGTGGACGCAGCGAAAATGAAGCGGAGAGGGAGGATGCCAGCAGCCCAG AGTTTGACGACCTGGAGATGTGCACGGCGTTGTCACATCACCACGAGGACAGCGTGGGCGGCGACTGGTACAGAGCCAGTCGAAGCAAACACAAGCAAAGCGCAAGCCACGAAATGGCCAATGAGTCACCTTTGCAGCATCTCGTCCAAGATCTGCGCTCCCAGCTGACCCGCTGCCACAAAGTCATCCGCGGGCTTCAGATGCGCGTGCGCTCCCTGTCGGCCACCAGTGACTACGCCTCGAGCTTGGAGCGGACGCCGCGCAAG GTCAATTGGGCCTTTGAGATGTCGCCTGCCCAAGAGGGGGTAGAGGAGGACGAAGGCTGGGTGTCGGACACGCAAGCAACTTCGCCGGGGTCTAAAAGCAACAGTGAGCTCCAGGAACTGGTGGCACGCGTGGCAACCTTGGAGGCGCAGTTGAAGGGCTCCAAACTGGAAGGGAAGAATCAGACCGAGGAGGGGAAATGTGCCACGTGGCCTGG AAAGTACAATTCTCTCATCCAAGCCCAAGCTCGTGAACTCTCTCACTTAagacagaaaatgagagaagGCGAAGGAGTCTCTCACATCCTCACGCAACATCTCGGGGACACCACCAAG GCCTTCGAAGAACTTCTGCGGGCCAATGACGTGGACTACTACATGGGGCAGAGCTTTAGAGAGCAGCTCTCCCAAAGCACCGCGCTGGCCCAGAGACTGCTGGCCAAGATCAGCGGAC GAGCGGAGAGTCCAGATCACAAGACAGGCCACGAGTTGCTCGCCCTGGA GTTGAGCAAGGAGCTCcagcaaaaagacaaaatcaTCGAGTCTCTGCACAACAAGCTCCAGCAGCGCTCCGAGACTCCGTCCAGCTGCCAAGCCCTCTCGGAAACCACCGACCCGTCGGATAGGACGTCCCTGGTGTCGGAGGAGTGTCACACCAACGAAGACCTGGATCTGTGCTCCGATTTGGACGCCAGAGAATACCAGGACGAAGAACAGCGGCTCCCGTCCGAACCAGACG CCCATCCATCTATCCTTCCTTCTCGTGGACCCCTTCAACCATCCTTCAGCTGTCCAGGCATGCTTTCCTCAACTTCTGTGGGTCTGAACATGCCGTACGCTAAAG CCTCTCTCAGCATTCCCCTTTCCTCATCCTTTCCTTCCTCTCGTGACCCCGGTGTCCGAGGAATGGAGGTCGCCCGTGACCTCCACCCCAGGGCTCTATCCGCCATGGCTGTACGCCCAGAGCTGGACACGCTgtacaaacaaatgaatgaacggATAAGGG GTTTCCCAGATGCTCACGCAAATCCCCTGTTCAATCTCTCATCCGACCCCCCCGGCTACAACCAGTTACCCCATCATGCCTTTCAACAGTACCCGCTAGGCAGTGTTCCCGATGGTCAGTCACTCAAGTCAGAGTCGGGTCTCCTGACAGGAGGGGGAACCTTTTGGGACCGCCTGACTCAACCAATGGGGAACTATTCTGCTGTCCCTGGATATCTCCAAGGAAACAGCCAGCCTG GGGCACATTTAATTGAAGAGCACTTACGGGAGGTGCGATGCCTCCGCCAGCGTCTGGAAGAATCCATCCGGACCAACGAGAGGCTCCGACAGCAGCTGGAAGGGAAACTGGCGAACCCTGGGCGTGATGGAG GAGCACCAACCAACATTTACATTCAGGGGCTCGACACAGTCACGCATTTGTCCAATGAAATCCGAGTCCTGACCGACGAGAACTTGAATCTGCAGGCCCGCCTCCAGGCCAGCGCAG ACTCGCGCGACGAGCTGATGGCGGTGCGTGCTCGCCTCAAACAAGCCGAGCTGGAGGCCGAGAAGCGGGAGGAGGAGTTGAGACGACTTCAGATGCGAAGTGAAGAGCAGGGGGAGCAGATCCGCGCCCTGAGGCAGGAACGGCAGGCCAATCAGGACAAAAACAACAG AGCCCAGCACGAGGCGTCGCTGCTGCAACAGCAGTTGTGCGAGAGCAGAGAGCTCATCCACTCCTTGCAGACCGAACTGCACGTCTATGATCGCGTGTGCTCCGGCTTCAAATCCACCAAAG GCTTTCTACACGAGTCCTCAGGCTCGCCGCTGGAGTTGGGCGAGCTTCTGGGCGAGCTGAGGAGTCTCCGGACCCATCTTCAGACCAGCGTCCAGGAGAACAGCGCCCTCAAGCAGCTGGGACTCCACAAACAGCTCGAGCAGAAGCTGGGCGTCGGCTCCCCTCGCACGCCATCCCTGTTGACCTTCGGCGCCAGCCCCCAGAGGGAAAACTCCTACAGGCGACAGCTCCTGCACG ACCCGGCCCCGTCCCCGCCCGTCAGGGACATCGGTCTCTTTAACTGCGGATCCCCCTGTCCCCCTTACTCGGACTTGGATGACAGCCATAACACTGCCAACG ACACTCTGGACCCTCACGCCGAGCTGGAAGGCGACGCCCCCGACGGCTCGTTCGCCAACCGTTACGGCCGCCACGCCGTCGGCCACGTGGACGACTTCAACGCTTTGCAACAGCAAGTCCTGGAAGGTCACGGTATCGTGCAGCAAATGGAGGCCACGCTGCTCGCGGGCACCCAGAAACACAACAATGAGCTG